From the genome of Primulina eburnea isolate SZY01 chromosome 12, ASM2296580v1, whole genome shotgun sequence, one region includes:
- the LOC140806980 gene encoding NAD(P)H-quinone oxidoreductase subunit M, chloroplastic yields MAAASINMVSTGFSMLGWSNGQKYLRKRSSFSISAQQVEVQEEEEKEKDRMNQKQQAETMKPLRPVERQLNVKSKNMEREYGGQWLSSTTRHVRIYAAYIDPETWAFDQTQIDKLTLLLDPSDEFVWTDETCNKVYSYFQELIDHYEGAPLTEYTLRLIGSDIEHYIRKMLYKGEIQYNMDAKVLNFSMGKPRVGFNYDGQLQDV; encoded by the exons ATGGCTGCAGCTTCAATAAACATGGTTTCCACAGGCTTCTCCATGCTTGGATGGAGTAATGGCCAAAAATACCTCAGGAAAAGAAGCTCGTTTTCAATCTCAGCTCAACAAGTAGAAGtacaagaagaagaagaaaaagaaaaggatcGCATGAACCAGAAACAACAGGCAGAAACAATGAAGCCACTGAGGCCGGTAGAGCGACAATTGAATGTGAAGAGTAAGAACATGGAGAGGGAATATGGAGGGCAGTGGCTGAGCAGCACCACACGGCATGTTAGGATATATGCAGCCTATATCGATCCCGAAACGTGGGCATTCGATCAAACGCAGATCgataagcttacccttcttCTTGATCCAAGTGATGAGTTTGTGTGGACGGATGAGACTTGTAACAAAGTTTATTCTTATTTCCAGGAGCTTATCGATCATTATGAG GGAGCTCCATTGACAGAATACACACTGCGCCTGATTGGTTCCGACATTGAGCACTACATCAGAAAAATGCTTTATAAAGGAGAAATTCAATACAATATGGATGCCAAGGTCTTGAATTTCAGTATGGGAAAACCACGGGTGGGATTCAATTACGATGGACAGCTTCAAGATGTGTAA